A genomic stretch from Roseofilum reptotaenium CS-1145 includes:
- a CDS encoding NAD(+) kinase encodes MPEAGIIYNDIKPTACRVAEELEQQLIQRGWTVRLATGAGGILGYSHPDRPTCHTPIDHLVPPNFTSQMKIAIVLGGDGTVLSAARQVAPCGIPMLTVNTGHMGFLTETYINHLSEAIDQVENDNYTIENRIMLMVRVYSERSQNTPQTQDNTKRPSIWEALCLNEMVLHREPLTSMCHFEIQIGHHAPVDMAADGVIVSTPTGSTAYSLSAGGAVVTPGVPVLQLMPICPHSLASRALVFNDSDPVTIYPVYPNQLVMVVDGNGGCYVSPEDEVVIEKSPYLARFIRLQTPEFFRILREKLGWGLPHIAKPTSVELP; translated from the coding sequence GTGCCCGAAGCTGGGATTATTTACAACGACATTAAACCAACTGCCTGTCGAGTCGCAGAAGAACTAGAACAACAACTGATCCAACGGGGATGGACGGTGCGACTGGCGACAGGTGCAGGGGGAATATTGGGATACTCCCATCCCGATCGTCCCACATGCCATACTCCCATCGATCATCTGGTTCCCCCAAACTTTACGTCACAGATGAAAATTGCGATCGTCCTTGGCGGCGATGGCACGGTGCTTTCAGCAGCTCGACAAGTGGCCCCTTGCGGTATCCCCATGTTAACGGTGAATACGGGTCACATGGGATTTCTGACGGAAACCTATATTAATCATCTCTCAGAAGCCATCGATCAGGTGGAGAACGACAATTACACCATCGAAAACCGCATCATGTTAATGGTGCGCGTTTATAGCGAGCGTTCTCAGAATACTCCTCAAACTCAAGATAACACCAAACGTCCGAGTATATGGGAAGCGCTGTGCTTAAACGAAATGGTACTGCACCGAGAACCGCTCACCAGTATGTGCCATTTTGAAATTCAAATCGGTCACCATGCCCCGGTTGATATGGCTGCTGATGGAGTTATCGTATCAACACCGACCGGTTCAACCGCCTATTCCCTGAGTGCGGGAGGAGCGGTAGTCACGCCTGGAGTTCCGGTCCTACAACTGATGCCCATTTGTCCCCATTCCTTAGCCTCACGCGCTCTGGTTTTTAATGACAGTGACCCGGTAACGATTTATCCCGTGTATCCCAATCAATTAGTGATGGTGGTTGATGGCAATGGAGGCTGTTATGTCTCTCCTGAAGATGAAGTGGTCATTGAAAAATCACCCTATTTGGCTCGGTTTATTCGCCTACAGACCCCGGAATTCTTCCGTATTCTGCGGGAAAAATTGGGCTGGGGATTGCCCCATATCGCTAAACCGACCTCAGTAGAGTTGCCTTAA
- a CDS encoding SDR family oxidoreductase, with product MTLLIVGATGTLGRQITFRALEEGHSVRCLVRNYQKAGFLKERGAELAPGNLCQPDSIKEALQGVTAVIDASTSRPTDSLSMKEVDWEAKVSLIQAVKEAGIERYIFFSILDADQYPQVPLMAIKHCTELFLKQAELNYTIFQLAGFMQGLIPQYAIPILDQQGVWVMGKSSPVAYMDTQDIAQFAVRALSVPETEGRTFPLVGPKAWSGDEIIALCERLSGRQARVSRMPIALLRGVRRIAQFFQWTWNISDRLAFAEVQASGKPLSAPMDEVYTVFGLDPKDITTLDSYMQEYFSRILKKLKEVEYEREKMKQKSKKRRSPFKSRS from the coding sequence ATGACTTTATTAATTGTTGGAGCCACAGGCACACTAGGAAGGCAGATTACCTTCCGCGCCCTAGAAGAAGGGCACTCCGTTCGTTGTTTAGTGCGGAATTATCAAAAAGCCGGATTTCTAAAAGAACGGGGAGCTGAACTTGCCCCAGGAAATTTGTGTCAACCTGACAGTATCAAAGAAGCGCTTCAAGGAGTCACCGCTGTCATTGATGCGTCTACCTCCCGTCCGACCGACTCCCTGAGTATGAAAGAAGTAGACTGGGAAGCCAAAGTCTCCCTGATTCAAGCGGTCAAAGAAGCGGGTATTGAACGCTACATATTTTTCTCGATTCTGGATGCTGACCAATATCCCCAAGTGCCGTTAATGGCTATCAAGCACTGTACAGAACTGTTCTTGAAGCAAGCAGAACTGAACTATACCATTTTTCAGTTAGCCGGCTTCATGCAGGGACTCATTCCCCAGTATGCCATTCCCATCCTTGACCAACAGGGCGTTTGGGTGATGGGAAAATCTTCACCAGTAGCCTATATGGATACCCAGGATATCGCTCAATTCGCCGTGCGGGCCTTGAGTGTGCCAGAAACTGAAGGGCGAACATTTCCCCTTGTCGGACCAAAAGCGTGGAGTGGAGATGAAATCATTGCCTTATGCGAAAGACTCTCTGGACGACAAGCCAGAGTCTCGCGAATGCCGATCGCCTTATTGCGAGGGGTTCGTCGAATCGCTCAATTTTTCCAATGGACATGGAATATTAGCGATCGCCTCGCCTTTGCGGAAGTTCAAGCCAGTGGGAAGCCTCTGAGCGCCCCTATGGATGAAGTCTATACTGTATTTGGCCTTGACCCCAAAGACATCACTACCTTAGACTCCTATATGCAGGAATACTTTAGCCGTATTCTCAAGAAACTCAAAGAAGTCGAATACGAGCGCGAGAAAATGAAGCAAAAAAGTAAAAAACGGAGAAGCCCGTTTAAATCTCGTTCCTAG
- the petM gene encoding cytochrome b6-f complex subunit PetM, translated as MGAEIFNAALLSSSLIMVGLGLGFLLLKIQDSVEG; from the coding sequence ATGGGCGCTGAAATCTTTAATGCTGCACTGTTATCTTCCAGTTTAATTATGGTGGGCCTAGGTTTAGGCTTCCTGCTGCTGAAAATTCAGGATAGCGTCGAAGGCTAA